The following coding sequences lie in one Haladaptatus sp. DJG-WS-42 genomic window:
- a CDS encoding mechanosensitive ion channel family protein — protein sequence MLTFWEIDITPFLASAGIIGIVVGLAARDTIANFFGGIALYFDGTYAVGDYIVLESGERGRVEDISIRSTVIRTRDDLLVTVPNAVLNSARIVNESTPERERRIRLPVGVAYGSDVDRVEEVLLAEANAENLVLEQPHPRVRFRGFGDSALDFELLCWISDPVLRGRATHEMNKRIYQAFGRENIEIPFPQRVVTMTDEPPTEPFVSSDSVVGDGGE from the coding sequence TTGCTCACGTTCTGGGAAATCGATATCACGCCGTTTCTCGCCTCTGCGGGGATTATCGGGATTGTGGTTGGGCTCGCCGCCCGCGACACGATTGCGAACTTCTTCGGCGGCATCGCGCTCTATTTCGACGGCACGTACGCCGTGGGCGACTACATCGTCCTCGAATCGGGCGAGCGCGGCCGGGTCGAAGACATCTCGATTCGCAGCACCGTCATCCGCACGCGTGACGACCTGCTCGTGACCGTTCCGAACGCCGTGCTCAACTCTGCGCGCATCGTGAACGAATCGACCCCCGAGCGCGAGCGCCGGATTCGCCTCCCGGTGGGCGTTGCCTACGGCAGCGACGTAGACCGCGTCGAGGAAGTGTTGCTCGCAGAGGCGAACGCTGAAAACCTCGTCCTCGAACAGCCCCACCCGCGCGTGCGATTCCGGGGCTTTGGTGATTCGGCGCTCGACTTCGAGTTGCTCTGCTGGATTAGCGACCCTGTCTTGCGCGGGCGAGCCACCCACGAGATGAACAAGCGCATCTACCAAGCGTTCGGCCGCGAGAACATCGAAATCCCGTTCCCACAGCGCGTGGTCACGATGACCGACGAGCCGCCAACAGAGCCGTTTGTATCCTCGGACAGCGTCGTCGGCGACGGCGGCGAATGA
- the rnhB gene encoding ribonuclease HII, giving the protein MTGRFGADEAGRGPVLGSMFAAAVSVPDEDVLPDGITDSKFLTPARREELADALRASPNVAVGIAEVTVSQIDDPETDLNTLTVRAQADALRQVLEDDMEGIVDACDTDEARFARRVAGKLDKNVTLRAEHGADENHLIVGAASIIAKVARDAHVAELASAYGEVGSGYPSDPTTKAFLTEFVERNGNLPDCARASWQTSKDALAAREQAGLSEF; this is encoded by the coding sequence ATGACTGGGCGCTTTGGTGCTGACGAGGCCGGGCGCGGTCCCGTCCTCGGGTCGATGTTCGCCGCCGCCGTGAGCGTGCCCGACGAGGACGTACTCCCGGACGGCATCACCGACTCGAAGTTTCTCACGCCCGCCCGTCGCGAAGAACTCGCGGACGCCCTCCGCGCGTCGCCGAACGTCGCAGTCGGCATCGCGGAGGTGACGGTTTCGCAGATTGACGACCCGGAGACGGACCTGAACACCCTCACCGTCCGCGCACAGGCAGACGCCCTCCGCCAAGTTCTCGAAGACGACATGGAAGGCATCGTGGACGCCTGTGACACCGACGAAGCGCGCTTTGCCCGCCGCGTGGCCGGAAAACTCGACAAGAATGTCACCCTCCGCGCGGAACACGGCGCAGACGAGAATCACCTGATTGTCGGCGCGGCGAGCATCATCGCTAAGGTCGCCCGCGACGCCCACGTCGCGGAGTTAGCCTCAGCGTACGGCGAGGTCGGCAGCGGCTATCCGAGCGACCCGACGACGAAGGCATTTCTCACCGAGTTCGTCGAACGAAACGGCAACCTGCCCGATTGCGCGCGCGCGTCGTGGCAGACGAGCAAGGATGCCCTCGCCGCACGCGAGCAGGCGGGCCTGAGCGAATTTTGA
- a CDS encoding DUF3303 family protein has product MQFIATLTHSPDHCWAREDRADDAREWISTMHTRAEEQGIHLQGAYVATNEHTFYFILESDDFGAVSSFLGPPLLTDHTAHITPVGNLEEIARIFIEME; this is encoded by the coding sequence ATGCAATTCATTGCAACACTCACACACAGCCCAGACCATTGCTGGGCACGCGAAGACCGAGCCGACGACGCCCGCGAGTGGATTTCAACCATGCACACCCGCGCAGAGGAACAAGGCATCCACCTCCAAGGCGCGTACGTCGCAACCAACGAACACACGTTCTACTTCATTCTCGAATCTGACGACTTTGGGGCCGTTTCGTCGTTCCTTGGCCCACCGCTGCTGACCGACCATACGGCGCACATCACGCCCGTTGGAAACCTAGAGGAGATCGCCCGCATCTTCATCGAGATGGAGTGA
- a CDS encoding preprotein translocase subunit SecD, with protein MSSFRENWRIVLLVVLIVLSGVALFAPTGGADGGQAGTVDTGPTNLKYGLELSGGTRIRAPLVGLTAEEVSISPDNDREVANTVASQLDISRTDVRVTPSTVEVFTNNVTQAEFASALQAAGVDATEENIRDGVTAETRQTAVAVLTEKINRIGLSGGSVQQVETTQETFILIEVPNQNRSDVINLIGDRGKVEIVAEFPAQGNGTTEYRRVSMLTQGDFTEIGAPQQGQGNQPPSVPVALNDEAAQNFSEGMQNFGFTSQQGIQNCRYESTPDDPGYCLHTVVDGQVVYSASMSSGLAGILQSGEFVNDPSFTMTTTNMSEARALQVNLQAGALPTSLDIEGEGTTYFLEPALASEFKLFSLITGIIAVLAVAGMTYLRYGRFEIAAPMVVTALSEVIILLGFAAAIDLALDLSHIAGLIAVIGTGVDDLVIIADEIIQAGDVKTGRVFRDRFRKAFWVIGAAAATTIVAMSPLAVLSLGDLQGFAIITIVGVLIGVLVTRPAYGDVLRNLMNID; from the coding sequence ATGAGTTCGTTTCGCGAAAACTGGCGAATCGTCTTGCTGGTCGTCCTCATCGTCCTCTCCGGGGTCGCCCTGTTCGCGCCGACCGGTGGCGCAGACGGCGGCCAAGCCGGAACTGTAGACACGGGGCCGACGAACCTCAAATACGGCCTCGAACTCTCCGGCGGGACGCGCATCCGCGCGCCGCTCGTCGGCCTCACCGCAGAGGAGGTCTCGATTTCGCCTGACAACGACCGCGAGGTCGCAAACACCGTTGCCTCCCAACTCGACATCTCGCGCACCGACGTTCGCGTCACGCCGAGCACCGTCGAGGTGTTCACGAACAACGTGACGCAAGCCGAGTTCGCAAGCGCCCTGCAAGCGGCGGGCGTCGATGCGACCGAGGAGAACATCCGCGATGGCGTCACCGCAGAAACCCGTCAGACGGCTGTCGCGGTGCTCACGGAGAAAATCAATCGTATCGGCCTCTCTGGTGGGTCGGTCCAACAGGTCGAAACCACCCAAGAGACGTTCATCTTGATTGAGGTGCCAAACCAGAACCGTTCTGACGTCATCAACCTCATCGGCGACCGCGGGAAGGTCGAAATCGTCGCCGAGTTCCCCGCCCAAGGCAACGGCACGACTGAGTACCGCCGCGTCTCGATGCTCACGCAGGGCGACTTCACCGAAATCGGTGCGCCCCAACAAGGTCAGGGCAACCAGCCGCCGTCCGTGCCCGTCGCGCTGAACGACGAGGCCGCCCAGAACTTCTCAGAGGGGATGCAGAACTTCGGCTTTACGAGCCAACAGGGCATCCAGAACTGTCGGTACGAGTCCACACCCGACGACCCGGGCTACTGTCTGCACACCGTGGTTGACGGGCAAGTCGTCTACTCGGCGTCGATGTCCTCGGGGCTCGCAGGAATCCTCCAGAGCGGCGAGTTCGTAAACGACCCGTCGTTCACCATGACGACGACGAACATGTCAGAAGCGCGCGCCCTGCAGGTCAACCTGCAAGCCGGTGCGCTCCCGACCTCCCTCGACATCGAGGGTGAAGGGACGACGTACTTCCTCGAACCCGCACTCGCTTCTGAGTTCAAGCTGTTCAGCCTCATCACGGGCATCATCGCCGTCCTCGCCGTTGCTGGGATGACCTACCTGCGCTACGGCCGATTCGAAATCGCCGCGCCGATGGTCGTCACCGCGCTCTCTGAGGTCATCATCCTGCTCGGCTTCGCCGCGGCAATCGACCTCGCGCTCGACCTCTCGCACATTGCCGGACTCATCGCCGTGATTGGGACTGGGGTGGACGACTTGGTGATTATCGCCGACGAAATCATCCAAGCTGGAGACGTGAAAACCGGCCGCGTGTTCCGCGACCGCTTCCGCAAGGCGTTCTGGGTCATCGGTGCGGCCGCCGCGACGACCATCGTTGCCATGAGTCCGCTCGCGGTGCTCAGCCTCGGTGACCTCCAAGGGTTCGCCATCATCACCATCGTCGGTGTGCTCATCGGCGTGCTCGTCACCCGCCCGGCCTACGGTGACGTGCTGCGCAACCTGATGAACATCGACTAG
- a CDS encoding helix-turn-helix domain-containing protein, translated as MGTAFDDLAFLAGSENRPAVLLAVTERPHTRDELEAETGASRVTLGRILADLTDRGWIRRRGRQYEVTGLGRLVATAYRTFLETMETVAQLQPLAPWLPVEDFSFDIDRLEDASVTVPTHSDPLAPYRRAAHTQRQASSLSVLTNATAPQNIEVIWRRTTAGDLTIEAILTHDVIDTIQNDEQMASMFRDILASGQAEIRRYPGEIPFIVSVADDLVDIAIADEGGLPRGLIQVVDEEVRSWATRTISRYREQSVVLSVESFAD; from the coding sequence ATGGGCACAGCCTTCGACGACTTGGCGTTTCTCGCCGGGTCTGAGAATCGGCCTGCCGTTTTACTCGCCGTCACCGAGCGACCGCACACCCGCGACGAACTCGAAGCGGAGACCGGTGCCTCTCGCGTGACGCTTGGCCGCATTCTCGCAGACCTCACCGACCGGGGGTGGATACGTCGTCGAGGGCGACAGTATGAGGTGACCGGACTTGGTCGCCTCGTCGCTACTGCGTACCGGACGTTTCTCGAAACGATGGAGACGGTCGCCCAGCTGCAGCCACTCGCGCCGTGGCTCCCGGTCGAAGATTTTAGTTTCGACATCGACCGGCTCGAAGACGCTTCGGTGACCGTCCCCACGCACTCTGACCCGCTTGCACCGTATCGTCGCGCCGCCCACACCCAGCGACAGGCATCGTCGCTCTCGGTGCTCACGAACGCGACCGCCCCCCAGAACATCGAAGTCATCTGGCGGCGCACCACGGCCGGTGACCTGACCATCGAAGCCATCCTCACCCACGACGTCATCGACACCATCCAGAACGACGAACAGATGGCGTCCATGTTCCGCGATATTCTGGCCTCCGGACAGGCAGAAATCCGCCGCTACCCCGGCGAGATTCCGTTCATCGTCTCCGTGGCCGACGACCTCGTCGATATTGCGATTGCCGACGAAGGCGGGCTCCCTCGTGGTCTCATTCAGGTCGTAGACGAGGAAGTGCGGTCGTGGGCAACCCGGACAATTTCCCGGTACCGCGAGCAGTCGGTGGTGCTGTCTGTCGAGTCGTTTGCCGACTGA
- a CDS encoding tRNA pseudouridine(54/55) synthase Pus10 produces the protein MTILDDARAVGENGPVCDSCLGRVFAERSFGLTNEQRGNALRTAVALADDEPYEPTDVAECWVCEGLCATFDEWAQRAAEAVEGIEFDTYQVGTRTPPLIEENELLLRESAGLPEDAGEQFKSEFNREVGKRIGRLTETEVDFGRPHVMFTLNLEGDTVEMRNHSTFVYGRYRKLERDIPQTKWPCSECNETGYIRGDPCHVCAGSGYRYPESVEQLAAPPLLEAMDGEATTFHGAGREDVDALMLGTGRPFVMEITNPKVRHVDLAALEEAVNEQAEGKIEVEGLRACTYEMVERVKEHDASKTYRMDVKFAHPVTTEDLQAAIAELQGATIEQYTPQRVDHRRANLTRVREVYNIEGEVVDEYHADLTIHGAGGLYIKELVSGDDGRTKPSLTGLLGVNAVVTALDVVAVEGEDEPFEAEEFFRD, from the coding sequence ATGACGATTCTCGACGATGCGCGAGCGGTCGGAGAGAACGGCCCCGTCTGCGATTCGTGTCTGGGCCGGGTGTTCGCCGAGCGGAGTTTCGGCCTCACCAACGAACAGCGCGGGAACGCGCTGCGGACCGCCGTGGCATTGGCAGACGACGAGCCCTACGAACCGACCGACGTGGCAGAGTGTTGGGTGTGTGAAGGCCTCTGTGCGACGTTCGACGAGTGGGCGCAGCGCGCCGCAGAAGCAGTGGAGGGCATCGAGTTCGACACGTATCAAGTTGGCACACGCACGCCGCCGCTCATCGAAGAAAACGAACTCCTCTTGCGCGAGAGCGCCGGGCTCCCGGAGGACGCGGGCGAGCAGTTCAAGTCCGAGTTCAACCGCGAGGTGGGCAAACGCATTGGACGGCTCACCGAGACGGAAGTTGACTTTGGCCGCCCGCACGTCATGTTCACGCTCAATTTAGAGGGCGACACAGTCGAGATGCGCAACCACTCGACGTTTGTTTATGGGCGCTACCGCAAACTCGAACGCGACATTCCCCAGACGAAATGGCCGTGCTCTGAGTGCAACGAGACGGGTTACATCCGCGGCGACCCGTGTCACGTCTGTGCCGGGAGTGGCTATCGCTACCCCGAGAGCGTCGAACAGCTCGCCGCACCACCGCTGCTCGAAGCAATGGATGGCGAGGCAACGACCTTCCACGGCGCGGGCCGCGAGGACGTAGACGCGCTCATGCTCGGAACCGGCCGCCCGTTCGTGATGGAGATTACAAACCCGAAGGTTCGGCACGTCGATTTGGCCGCGCTTGAAGAGGCAGTCAACGAGCAGGCCGAGGGGAAAATCGAGGTCGAGGGCCTGCGCGCGTGCACCTACGAGATGGTCGAACGAGTCAAAGAACACGACGCCTCGAAGACTTACCGCATGGACGTGAAGTTCGCCCATCCGGTGACCACAGAAGACCTGCAGGCGGCGATAGCCGAGTTGCAGGGCGCGACCATCGAGCAGTACACGCCCCAGCGCGTCGACCACCGCCGAGCGAACCTGACCCGCGTACGCGAGGTGTACAACATCGAAGGCGAGGTGGTGGACGAATATCACGCAGACCTCACCATCCACGGCGCGGGCGGCCTCTACATTAAAGAACTCGTGAGCGGCGACGACGGCCGTACCAAACCGAGCCTGACCGGCCTGCTCGGCGTCAACGCCGTCGTGACCGCGCTCGACGTGGTTGCGGTCGAAGGCGAAGACGAACCGTTCGAAGCCGAGGAGTTCTTCCGTGACTAG
- a CDS encoding multidrug efflux SMR transporter: MSWNLLFVAGLFEIAWAIGLGYSEGLTKPIPTAGTVVALVISMVLLAKAVENLPVGTAYAVWTGIGAVGTAILGMYLFDEPATVARLGFIGLIVVGVVGLNLVSGGH; encoded by the coding sequence ATGTCCTGGAATCTGCTCTTCGTCGCGGGGCTGTTCGAGATCGCGTGGGCCATCGGACTTGGCTACTCTGAGGGGCTCACGAAGCCCATTCCGACGGCTGGAACCGTCGTCGCGCTCGTCATCAGCATGGTGCTGCTCGCAAAAGCCGTCGAGAACCTTCCCGTCGGGACGGCCTACGCCGTGTGGACCGGCATCGGCGCAGTCGGAACCGCGATTCTTGGGATGTACCTATTCGACGAGCCCGCCACCGTCGCTCGCCTCGGCTTCATCGGCCTCATCGTCGTCGGCGTGGTTGGGTTGAATCTCGTCTCGGGCGGCCACTAA
- a CDS encoding PQQ-binding-like beta-propeller repeat protein, with protein sequence MVRPSRRTFLKGIGVAGAAGLVGTNAIAATPDGETPDWPVSRGTDGRTGYTTGRGPQPYAGPGWSPGDELSDPTEVTVVDGSAYVGTVGSYDVDASTGEVAAYDGTDGGLRWIRDDDSIGAVIAAPTVADGRVFVAARPAISYTEGGRQGETPPNGGILALDAETGETLWTNKELRYTNGAVLVRDDTAYAISGATVYALATATGDVQWSVEVDDTNFLSTLVFGEETLYAAGGQTIVALGTDGTVQWQSDAPDGVDANTLAAADIHLYLTMASGAASTSDTVWALSQADGSVVWETQVAADFEDSEPNNLSPPAVANGTVYVSSEDDDERVGAVHALSTETGEEQWQFVSAAKLVGKPAVTDGTIYVGGQYTTMAAVESEREAGYFEHGADYVDTAYARPIVYALDTDDGSEQWSYGIDEAGADYFALSTVPANDHLYVQVSGTRTPPYGAVGGVYALASSESMPGPEHTLVDDSPKEPEREPVKAYITTAPENAEEVDFDSGATVTLSGTESSSPNGAITSYEWDIDEDGEYEQTGETTEVELDYCGILTMTLRVTDETGATQTTSIELSTV encoded by the coding sequence ATGGTACGACCCTCCAGACGGACGTTCCTGAAAGGTATCGGTGTGGCTGGCGCGGCCGGCCTCGTCGGCACAAATGCAATTGCAGCAACCCCGGACGGGGAGACACCAGACTGGCCCGTGAGCCGTGGCACGGACGGGCGGACGGGGTACACCACAGGTCGAGGGCCACAACCCTATGCTGGTCCCGGCTGGTCACCTGGCGACGAACTCTCAGACCCCACAGAAGTGACGGTCGTAGACGGTTCCGCCTACGTTGGGACAGTTGGCTCGTACGACGTCGACGCGAGCACAGGCGAGGTCGCCGCCTACGACGGCACGGACGGTGGCCTCCGCTGGATTCGCGACGACGACAGTATCGGTGCGGTGATCGCGGCCCCGACGGTCGCAGACGGCCGCGTGTTCGTCGCCGCTCGCCCAGCAATCAGCTACACGGAAGGTGGCCGACAGGGTGAGACGCCACCGAACGGCGGCATTTTGGCCCTCGACGCAGAAACCGGCGAGACGCTCTGGACGAACAAGGAGTTGCGGTACACGAACGGTGCAGTGCTCGTTCGTGACGACACGGCGTACGCCATCTCAGGGGCGACGGTGTACGCCCTCGCTACCGCGACGGGCGACGTACAGTGGAGCGTCGAAGTAGACGATACCAACTTCCTCAGCACGCTGGTGTTCGGTGAGGAGACGCTCTACGCGGCAGGCGGCCAAACGATTGTGGCGCTTGGAACCGATGGAACCGTCCAGTGGCAGTCGGATGCCCCCGACGGTGTCGATGCAAACACGCTTGCCGCCGCCGACATCCACCTCTACCTTACGATGGCATCTGGCGCGGCATCGACCTCAGACACGGTGTGGGCACTCTCGCAAGCAGACGGTTCGGTGGTCTGGGAGACGCAGGTCGCTGCCGATTTCGAGGACAGCGAGCCAAACAACCTGAGTCCCCCTGCAGTGGCCAACGGAACGGTGTACGTCTCCTCCGAGGATGACGACGAACGCGTCGGCGCGGTTCACGCGCTCTCCACCGAGACGGGCGAGGAACAGTGGCAGTTCGTCTCGGCCGCGAAACTCGTGGGCAAGCCTGCCGTCACCGACGGCACCATCTACGTCGGGGGGCAGTACACGACCATGGCCGCCGTCGAAAGCGAACGCGAAGCAGGCTACTTCGAACACGGAGCCGACTACGTCGATACGGCCTACGCCCGGCCCATCGTGTACGCACTCGACACGGACGATGGGTCAGAGCAGTGGAGTTACGGCATCGACGAGGCCGGGGCCGACTACTTCGCACTCTCCACCGTACCCGCAAATGACCACCTCTACGTACAGGTCTCCGGTACGCGAACCCCACCGTACGGCGCAGTAGGTGGTGTGTACGCACTCGCTTCGAGCGAGAGTATGCCCGGCCCCGAGCACACGCTGGTGGATGACTCGCCAAAGGAACCGGAGCGCGAACCGGTCAAAGCATACATCACGACCGCTCCCGAGAACGCTGAGGAGGTAGATTTCGACTCAGGCGCGACCGTGACGCTCTCGGGAACTGAGTCGAGTTCACCGAACGGCGCAATTACGAGCTACGAATGGGACATAGACGAGGACGGCGAGTACGAGCAGACGGGTGAAACCACTGAGGTGGAACTTGACTACTGTGGCATCCTCACGATGACCCTCCGAGTGACCGACGAGACCGGTGCGACCCAGACGACCAGCATCGAACTCTCGACGGTTTAA
- the secF gene encoding protein translocase subunit SecF produces MVEFEVPEVDFSRYTNRQLAAVPLGVLAVALLIIAGWTAMTGAPVTPGIAFTGGTELQIQTTDSPAQIEATFDTPVESVQPIRSSADTYIVTFQADGDEASASAIERQARDAGYTVESSQSRSPSFGAETQRLALLGVLIAFVGMSLIVFILFRSFVPSIAVVLSAFSDIVIPIALMNIFGIKLSLGTVAALLMLIGYSVDSDLLLNNHILRRSGDFYESTYRAMRTGVTMTLTSLAAMAVMTLTAFLFGIPLLPSIGIVLVFGLTADLMNTYMLNLSLLRWYKFEGVAR; encoded by the coding sequence ATGGTCGAGTTCGAGGTACCGGAGGTCGATTTCTCCCGGTACACTAACCGCCAGTTGGCGGCGGTGCCTCTTGGAGTGCTCGCCGTTGCGCTTCTCATCATCGCTGGGTGGACCGCGATGACGGGTGCACCGGTCACCCCGGGCATCGCGTTCACCGGCGGCACCGAATTACAGATACAGACAACCGATTCACCGGCACAGATTGAGGCCACGTTCGACACGCCGGTCGAGTCGGTTCAACCGATTCGCTCGTCAGCCGATACCTACATCGTGACGTTCCAAGCGGACGGCGATGAAGCGTCTGCGTCAGCGATCGAACGACAGGCGCGGGATGCAGGCTACACCGTCGAGTCCTCACAGAGTCGCTCCCCGAGTTTCGGGGCTGAGACCCAGCGCCTTGCCCTGCTTGGCGTGCTCATCGCGTTCGTCGGGATGAGTCTCATCGTCTTCATCCTGTTTCGCTCGTTCGTCCCGTCGATTGCCGTCGTCCTCTCTGCGTTCTCGGACATCGTGATTCCGATTGCGTTGATGAACATTTTCGGCATCAAACTCTCGCTCGGGACGGTCGCCGCGCTGTTGATGTTGATTGGTTACAGCGTGGACTCAGACCTCCTGCTCAACAACCACATTCTGCGCCGGAGCGGGGACTTCTATGAATCCACCTACCGCGCGATGCGCACGGGTGTCACGATGACGCTCACGTCGCTCGCCGCGATGGCCGTGATGACGCTCACGGCGTTCCTCTTTGGGATTCCGCTGCTCCCTTCTATCGGGATTGTCCTCGTCTTTGGCCTCACCGCTGACCTGATGAACACATACATGCTCAATCTGAGCCTGCTTCGCTGGTACAAATTCGAGGGGGTGGCCCGATGA
- a CDS encoding DUF5812 family protein translates to MEQTGTFLCTHAEVDAAILTDVSTGQVHTLGSNPGIEEGDAIEGTVAPEPPMEVSWELVSVERRWQIPVERSDETPTQLEKDLAAAQEIGELTTRERAGIGEIHVLTVEADQTDAAVEDVRTDQATRERAARLGVNRVEIRANAGVVAIRYLP, encoded by the coding sequence ATGGAACAGACGGGTACGTTTCTCTGTACGCACGCCGAGGTGGATGCGGCGATTCTCACGGACGTTTCGACCGGGCAGGTACACACGCTCGGGTCGAACCCCGGCATCGAGGAGGGCGACGCCATCGAAGGAACCGTCGCACCCGAACCGCCGATGGAGGTGTCGTGGGAACTCGTCTCCGTCGAGCGCCGCTGGCAGATTCCGGTCGAGCGAAGCGACGAGACGCCGACCCAACTCGAAAAAGACCTCGCCGCTGCCCAGGAAATCGGTGAACTCACCACGCGCGAGCGCGCTGGCATCGGCGAGATTCACGTACTGACCGTCGAAGCTGACCAGACCGACGCGGCTGTAGAAGACGTTCGGACAGACCAAGCGACCCGCGAACGCGCCGCGCGTCTCGGCGTCAATCGAGTCGAAATCCGTGCGAACGCAGGCGTCGTTGCGATTCGCTACTTGCCCTGA
- a CDS encoding glucose-6-phosphate isomerase has translation MHLDVGNALASVAKPGVTEAALKRLDARVAAAHERIEQGREAHEHGYEALNLPHSTDAAEIRDAVSSLTDAEAVLTVGIGGSALGAATISTALDIENAYVLDNVDPEHTSAVLDSLPLDKTAVNVVSRSGTTVETLATFLIVRDAMEAAGVDWANRTLVTTGDDGPLRELADAHDLPTLKVPDGVPGRFSALSAVGLVPAAIMGGDIEGVLDGGKQAMESLSGSLFDSPAYAYGAIAYALDLRGARIHAMVPYAEALEPFAEWFAQLWAESLGKDGMGQTPVRALGATDQHSQLQLYRAGPNDKLVTLVRPRDREDREIPETDAAELAYLSGNSLGDLLDAEFRATEASLAAANQPNVRIELERVDAAGIGKLLYQMEAACVLAGELYGVETFNQPAVEWGKRAARGLLGGGDFEEAQAVADKEAYWIQ, from the coding sequence ATGCACCTGGACGTCGGAAACGCACTCGCCTCGGTCGCAAAGCCCGGTGTGACCGAAGCGGCCTTAAAACGCTTAGATGCGCGCGTCGCGGCCGCCCACGAGCGCATCGAGCAGGGCCGCGAAGCCCACGAACACGGCTACGAAGCCCTCAACCTCCCACACAGCACAGATGCAGCCGAAATCCGTGACGCTGTCTCCTCGCTCACGGATGCAGAGGCCGTCCTCACCGTCGGTATCGGCGGGAGTGCCCTCGGCGCGGCCACCATCTCGACGGCTCTCGACATCGAGAACGCCTATGTCCTCGACAACGTTGACCCCGAACACACCTCCGCCGTCCTCGACAGCCTCCCGCTCGACAAAACCGCCGTTAACGTCGTCTCGCGCTCGGGCACGACCGTCGAAACGCTCGCCACCTTCCTCATCGTCCGCGACGCGATGGAAGCCGCGGGCGTCGACTGGGCCAACAGGACGCTCGTGACGACGGGCGACGACGGGCCGCTTCGCGAACTCGCAGACGCCCACGACCTCCCGACGCTCAAGGTTCCAGACGGCGTCCCGGGCCGCTTTTCTGCGCTCTCTGCGGTCGGACTCGTCCCGGCGGCCATCATGGGCGGCGACATCGAAGGCGTCCTCGACGGCGGCAAGCAGGCAATGGAGTCGCTCTCTGGGTCGTTGTTCGACTCGCCCGCCTACGCCTACGGTGCAATTGCCTACGCGCTCGACCTCCGGGGGGCGCGCATCCACGCGATGGTGCCCTACGCAGAGGCGTTAGAACCGTTCGCCGAATGGTTCGCCCAGCTCTGGGCCGAAAGCCTCGGCAAAGACGGCATGGGCCAGACGCCGGTGCGTGCCCTCGGCGCAACCGACCAGCACTCCCAACTCCAACTCTACCGCGCCGGGCCGAACGACAAACTCGTGACGCTCGTCCGCCCGCGCGACCGCGAAGACCGCGAGATTCCAGAAACCGACGCAGCAGAACTTGCCTACCTCAGCGGCAACTCACTTGGCGACCTCTTAGACGCCGAGTTTCGCGCGACCGAAGCCTCGCTCGCGGCGGCCAACCAGCCAAACGTCCGCATCGAACTCGAGCGCGTGGACGCAGCAGGCATCGGGAAGCTGCTCTATCAGATGGAAGCTGCCTGTGTGCTCGCGGGCGAACTCTACGGCGTCGAGACGTTCAACCAGCCCGCCGTCGAGTGGGGC
- a CDS encoding universal stress protein → MYDEILLPTDGSGGMKRVTEHALGLAELCGATIHALYVVDETAYETVPEDARHQVRDTLQEDGKSATKSIASRAEVRGIESKEEVRWGDPAVAIIAYAVRNDIDLIVMGTRGKTGFERYLLGSVAEKVLRVSPVPVVTVHLSDPEELVAEIEELLERNYE, encoded by the coding sequence ATGTACGACGAGATTCTCCTTCCGACTGACGGAAGTGGCGGGATGAAACGGGTTACAGAGCACGCCCTCGGTCTCGCCGAATTGTGCGGGGCGACCATCCACGCGCTGTACGTCGTTGATGAAACCGCCTATGAAACCGTCCCCGAGGATGCACGCCATCAGGTTCGGGACACGCTCCAAGAAGACGGAAAGAGTGCGACGAAGTCGATCGCATCACGCGCCGAGGTGAGAGGTATCGAAAGCAAGGAGGAGGTTAGGTGGGGCGACCCAGCAGTCGCCATCATCGCCTACGCCGTCAGGAATGACATCGACCTCATCGTGATGGGGACACGTGGAAAAACTGGCTTCGAGCGATATCTGCTCGGAAGCGTAGCGGAGAAGGTGCTTCGGGTCTCTCCTGTTCCGGTCGTGACGGTTCACCTCAGCGACCCAGAGGAACTCGTCGCCGAAATCGAGGAGTTACTGGAGCGTAATTACGAATAG